TTTGCCGCAGAAACGACGATAGCCAAACCAATTAATCCGCCAAACATGGATGGGAATTCCGAACCTAATACATTGGCAACAATGAGATAAGGAATAGTCATGGAAAAAGCTGCAAAGAGAGCGAATTTCCAAACCCGCAGCCCCTCTGACCAGGATTTGTTCTTGCCAAAGAACCGGGTCATGATGACAACAACCAAAAGGGGAACAAGAGTACCAGAAATTGCATGAAGAAGGGCTACCTTAGCACCAATAAAATACAGGAACTGTGTCCAATCTGCATACCCGAGATTTGCCGCAAATTGTTTAATCCCCTCATCAGCAGACAAACCCGTGTTTACTCCAACTAATATTGGAGTTCCCACCGCTCCAAAGGAAACCGGGGTACTTTGGATAATCATCCCTGCTGTAACCGCTGCCAAAGCCGGGAATCCTAACCCCACCAACAAGGGAACCGCCACTGCAGCTGGAGTTCCAAAACCGGCTGAACCTTCAATAAATGATCCAAATAGCCAAGCAATGATGATCACCTGAATTCGTCTGTCCGGTGTTATATCCGTAAAACCTTGTCGAATCACCTGAAGTCCTCCGCTTTCCTGGATGGTATTTAAAAGAAGAATGGCACCGAAGATAATATAAAGCAAGGTTCCTGCAACTACTAACCCATTGACAGAAGCAGCAGCTACCTGAGCTCCAGGCACTTTCCAAACAAACAAGGCCAACAATACCGCAACAATGTAAGAAATAGGCATGGCTTTGCTGGCTGGCCATTTTAGCCATACAAGGAAAATGGCAACAGCGATAATTGGCAGCAATGAAAGAAAAGACAACACACCAATACTCATAAGCGATCCTCCCCTTAAAAAATTAGACAATAAGTTCAAAATATGTTGTGTTTTTTTATGATTTTCAGGTGATCAGGTAACTCTATCTGCTTACATTAAATCATAGGTTTATTTTTTTATCAATACTGATTTTTTAGAAAATTTTAAGTTTTAATCCACCCTTTCATATTCTGCTTTCTTTATCTCTACACATCTACCGGGAATAGGAAACACTTTATCCGGATTGCATAAATTCTCCGGATTAAACACTTCACGGATGGCAATTTGCGCTTTTAATTCTTCATCATTAAAAATAAATCTCATCTCTTCTCTTTTCTCTATACCAACGCCATGTTCTCCAGTTATGCTACCGCCCATATCCGTACAAACCTTTAAAACGGCTGAACCGGCTTTAACCGCCTTTTCTGTCTCCCCAGGAACTCTCGCATCAAATAGGATGAGCGGATGAAGATTCCCGTCGCCGGCATGAAACACATTGGCAATTCTTAATCCGCAATCTTCACTGATTTCCCGGATCGCTTTCAAAACTTCAGGCAGACGGCTTCGCGGAATCACCCCATCCTGTACCAGATAGTCAGGAGAAATAGTTCCCATAGCCCCAAAGGCGGTTTTCCGGTTTGCCCACCATCTGATTCTCTCTTTTTCTGAAGTGGCAGCTTTCACATCCCTTACTTGATGTTTTTTGCAAACACGGATTATTTGTTCTATTTGGTCATCGATTCCATCCTTAATTCCGTCCACTTCCACAATCAATACCGCTTCCAATCCCTCAGGGTAACCCACGGGAAAAGCACCAGATTCAACGGCTTGAATGGCGGTTTTATCCATCATTTCCAATGCAGCTGGAACAATTCCAGTAGCAATAATGTCAGATACGGTCTGGCTGGCATCTTCTACACTGTCAAACAGGGCCAAAACCGTTTTTACTCCTTCCGGTTTTTTTAAAATCCGCACAGTGATCTTAGTGACAATTCCCAAAGTCCCTTCAGATCCGGTCAATATCCCCACCAAATCATATCCGGGCATGTCCGCCACTCCTCCCAACTCCACCACCTCTCCATTGGGCAATACCAGCTCAAGCCCAAGGATATGATTGGTCGTTACCCCATATTTCAGACAGTGGGCTCCTCCGGCATTTTCCCCAACATTTCCTCCGATGGTGCAAGCCTGCTGACTGGAGGGGTCAGGAGCATAATAATACCCTTTTCCGGCTATGGAGTTGGTTAATTTCAGATTAATAAATCCGGGCTGTACCACAGCTTTACGGTTCGGAAAATCCACTTCCAGAAGTTTCTTCATCCGTACTAAACTAATGATCACTTCCCCACCGATCGCAATGGCTCCTCCGCTTAAACCCGTTCCCGCTCCCCTTGGGATAAAGGGAATTTTCTCTTGATGCAATAGGCGAACCACCTTGGATACCTCTTCTGTGCTGGAAGGAAACACCACAGCTCTTGGCAGACCCTTATCAATGGTATATCCATCACATTCATAGGTTCTTAGCTCTTCCGTTTTGTAAATCACCGCATCATATCCAAGGATAGAGATTAATTGACTAATCAAAGAGTCCCGTTCCACTTCTATTCTCCCCTCTCTTCTGTTTCCGATTCTTTGGCGTAAGCCCAGTCAAGTATCTGTACGGTATGCACAATCTTTTCATTGCGATGGTGACGATGGACCCCCAAAGCCATCTGCATCATACATCCCGGATTTCCCATGGAGACCAGTTCTACTTCTTCCGGTATATCTTCCATTTTCCTCTTCAGAAGCCTTCCGGCCATCTCTGGGTGAGTAATATTATAAATACCTGCACTTCCGCAGCAGCGATCAGCATCAGGCATCTCGATCAATTGTATTCCGGGTATTTCCTTAAGAAGCTGTCTGGGTTCAAATCGGATATTCTGGGCATGGGCCAGATGACATGCGTCATGGTAAGTAATCTTGGCTTCCACTTTCCCTTTTGGTTTCCGGAATCCCAAGTCATAAAGGAATTTGGAAACGTCCTCCACTTTGGCGGAAAACTGTTTAGCCTTCTCCCGATATTCCGGATCATGACAAAACAGTTCTTCATACTCCTTCATAAAAGCACCGCAGCCTGCCGCATTAACAACTACTTTATCTGCATCAAGGGAAAGGAAAGTGTCAATATTTTTCCTAGCAAGCATTTTGGCGGTCTCACGATCGCCTGCATGAATTTGCAGGGCACCGCAGCAATTTTGTTCCCTCGGCACCACAATCTCACATCCATTTTTGGCCAGTACCCGGACCGTGGCCTCGTTGATTTCGCTAAAGATGACATCCATCACACAGCCAGTCAATAGCGCCACCCTAGCCCTTTTCTCTCCCTCAGGGGAAGTCACTTCCGGAATGGACTCAACGGACGGCTGTTTCGGAATCTCCGGCAAAATCGCTTCCATTTCACGCAAATGGTCGGGAAGAATTCGTAGCATTCCCGTTTTTCTGGCCAATTTTTGAAGTCCTGACTTTTGATAAAATCGAGTCATTTTACCAAGGGAATGCATATATTTTTGGTTGGCAAAAACGCCTCGCAGGAAAAACTTTTTCACATTTCGTTTTACGAACGGATCCGGGATGGCCTTAAAAACCTGTCCCCTCGCTTCCTCAACCAAACTACCCACCTTAACCCCGGAAGGACATGCCGTTTCACAAGCGCGGCAATCGAGACACGTAAAGATCGGGTCCATGGATAACGAATTTAATTCCATTTGGCCTTCAGCCACGGATTTTATCAGGTAAACCCGACCCCTGGGGGATTGGTGTTCTAATCCCAGCTCCTGATAAGTAGGACAAGACTCCAGGCACATGCCGCAGTGAACACAAACCGAATATTTATCTTCAGAAGGAGCATCTTCCCATAAAAAATTGCCGATTGCCATCT
This genomic interval from Microaerobacter geothermalis contains the following:
- a CDS encoding FAD-binding oxidoreductase, with the translated sequence MERDSLISQLISILGYDAVIYKTEELRTYECDGYTIDKGLPRAVVFPSSTEEVSKVVRLLHQEKIPFIPRGAGTGLSGGAIAIGGEVIISLVRMKKLLEVDFPNRKAVVQPGFINLKLTNSIAGKGYYYAPDPSSQQACTIGGNVGENAGGAHCLKYGVTTNHILGLELVLPNGEVVELGGVADMPGYDLVGILTGSEGTLGIVTKITVRILKKPEGVKTVLALFDSVEDASQTVSDIIATGIVPAALEMMDKTAIQAVESGAFPVGYPEGLEAVLIVEVDGIKDGIDDQIEQIIRVCKKHQVRDVKAATSEKERIRWWANRKTAFGAMGTISPDYLVQDGVIPRSRLPEVLKAIREISEDCGLRIANVFHAGDGNLHPLILFDARVPGETEKAVKAGSAVLKVCTDMGGSITGEHGVGIEKREEMRFIFNDEELKAQIAIREVFNPENLCNPDKVFPIPGRCVEIKKAEYERVD
- a CDS encoding (Fe-S)-binding protein, giving the protein MAIGNFLWEDAPSEDKYSVCVHCGMCLESCPTYQELGLEHQSPRGRVYLIKSVAEGQMELNSLSMDPIFTCLDCRACETACPSGVKVGSLVEEARGQVFKAIPDPFVKRNVKKFFLRGVFANQKYMHSLGKMTRFYQKSGLQKLARKTGMLRILPDHLREMEAILPEIPKQPSVESIPEVTSPEGEKRARVALLTGCVMDVIFSEINEATVRVLAKNGCEIVVPREQNCCGALQIHAGDRETAKMLARKNIDTFLSLDADKVVVNAAGCGAFMKEYEELFCHDPEYREKAKQFSAKVEDVSKFLYDLGFRKPKGKVEAKITYHDACHLAHAQNIRFEPRQLLKEIPGIQLIEMPDADRCCGSAGIYNITHPEMAGRLLKRKMEDIPEEVELVSMGNPGCMMQMALGVHRHHRNEKIVHTVQILDWAYAKESETEERGE